The following DNA comes from Clarias gariepinus isolate MV-2021 ecotype Netherlands chromosome 7, CGAR_prim_01v2, whole genome shotgun sequence.
GAACTTCCCTCTGAAACCCGAGCACCGGCCCTCGTACCTGCATCAGTACTGACCCCGCCCACCCTCGCCCACTTTCATCTTAATCGCTGTTCTGTGACCAGAGAGTGTAGGCGATTAGGGCTATATTAGGCTGGTCCTAGATCAGCGGTTACAGGTTTAGCGTTTATGCCACGGTTGGAGACGGTGCTGGTGTAAAGGCGGGTGGCGACACCGTCACACCCCACCCCACACCCCCCTGCTTGTGTGTTTCCGTACACACCCACCCGTAGCTGAGACTTTACTCCGGACCGTGCTCccgatcccccccccccctccccaatTTTGATAGTTCTTTAGACGAGTGTGTTTTTATAGGCGAATTTATATCGAACGTCGTGGCATCAAtatcgttgtttttttttgtttgttttttttgtatgcgTCAGATCCCAGATCCGTACAAGAACCCTCCTCCAACCCCCGGTTTTCCTGACTGCCATTTGCGCGCCGATTTAGTGCATGATTTCCCGCTTCCAGCAGCTCGTCGTCACTTTCGCTCGAGTCTATGAataccttaaaaagaaaaaaaatctgccaagATTAGAAAAACAGCTCTCTCCAGGAATCCTCGAGATTCTTTCCAGGCACACAGAGCGGATCGGGTGACTTGCATGGCCGAAGAATATCACGTGTGTCTGTGAGGGTGTTAACAGGATGCAACCTGTGACCATACTGTGTCCATAAGGGATAGGAtgggatgatgatgaggaggagatAGGGGgggttaaaaatttaaaaaacaaaaacaacaaaaaaaaaagctgtaactGCCAAACCTGGTTGGTGTCGTATCGCTTAGACTCCAGTTCCCAGCTACTGTTCCATAGCgtgtaaatgacaaaaaaaaatatgaataataattctttttatgaagaagaagaaaaagctttgAGCAGGCTCAGCAGAAATCTAATAATCATAGCAGATGTGTAATTTGAAAAGAAATACACTACTTTTTCAACATCTGACAaagtttaaaaaggaaaaaaaaagattaacttTAGTAACGCAGTAAGTAAACCACGTGCCATGTCGATATTATAATAGCACTTGCGtatcttgtttttttggttttttttttttcaaccaaagCGTTACAAGTTTGTTCAGTCAGTGAAAGGCGTTCGATGGAAGCCATCTAGTGTCCTTTAAAGAGGAGACGTCAGACGCCACCGTTCAATTCATCCATCGTCTGATCACTTCGTTTCAATTGGCTCTGGACGATACTAaacactaaaaagaaaaaaaaaaagaaacataacagtcacatgacctggttttttttttttttagatacgaTATATTTCTTGTTTAAGATATTGACAGTATTAatcttatttttgtattttcctaTGTTATaccattactgtatatgttaacGTAATATAGGCTGattaagtaaaacatttattattcatcCTCCCCAAGAtgtgaaaagcacatttctattcactctctctctctcttcccagAGTTTAAACTGTTGACAAAGtgcttaccaaaaaaaaaaaagaattaatctTTACAAACACTAAAACCCGTAATTAGATTGGGGTGATTtcgattgtttgtttgttttgtcccGTCTCCCTTTTGTTTCTCCATTTAAACCTGCCCaggagatcttttttttttcccccgtaaCATTTGTGGATGCCAATGTTGCCTGTATTTATGATATGACCATGTTTTCTGAAACTAACCTACTTAACATGTTTACAGAGAATCGTttgctgtatataaaatatataaatataaatcttatAAATCTATATCTTTTTATAGTTCTGTGCTTTGCACAatccaaaaaaaatgttaggGGTTGTTGCTTGCTCTGTGTTTTCACCCAAAATTGTTGCAgcagcaaacttttttttttttttttatcattataatttttttttttaagaccttGGACTGTAAACATCACCATTACTCCGCTGTGTCAGACATGGTTTACTTAttggcctaaaaaaaaaaggattaaaagtTGAAGATGTGCGTGACGGTGTGGAATGACGTGACATGATGTGGAATGACGCTTGGCTTACGTTGCTTTATTCACTTAGAGTTGGCGTCTGAATCTTTCCAAGTGTACcagcaatgcaaaaaaaaaaaaaaaacacaataaaaatataataaataaaaataaatgaacttacACATGCTCTCGTTGCAGCTCTGGAGTTTAATTAGGAGTTTCACAGTGTTTTCCCCACAGGTGTGAAATATACTTGCGGCAGTAGCCGGCACAAAAGTGGTCGATTTCATCCaacatttaacaaaatatttgtatgtttatttaatttctattaaatTCACATTTAAGAGATTCAACCTCCTAATCTACCTGTATGTGATGAATACGACCAAGTGACAAAAAATTAACACACTTTGGTATACAAAAATTTCCCATAAGTCATTGTGTCTCAGTGGACTGTGAAAGAAAATGGAACTtgaaaaagaatttatatatttatcatcaCGCACAATGATTAAAATTTCAATTTAACCCAGAAATCTGTATTATATAGTAaagctagtaatctgtaaaagaataataaatctttaatcaattattaattaatttatttagacaTTATACATGCAATAgcatgttttacacttttttttttttcaacaaacgatcaatatttaatgtctgtagtgtgaaatatccacagcagcagcgacaggtaccCGAGGTGCCTATGTTACTATGGTAACGCCCAAAGGAAGCGACGTCTGCGCTCATGATTTCACAGGGTGTTCCGAATGGGAAGGTTTTGTCGAGGGAAGTTCCCTTCACTGACATTCCCTGCAAACGAAGCAGGGACAAGCGAGCACCCTATGAAGTACACGGAAAGAAACGCAGCTAGAGTTCACAGCCCAATACAGTAGAAAACAGCTCAgagacaaaatggtgtccgAGATTCCTCTCATGATTTGAAGGCAcggttaattaatttttttttttttttttgctaggtATGctttgtatattcgtgtcacaGGCCCATAAAGACTTACCTTGTcgaacttaagaacaaatcagacttacaaaCGTGCTTCCAAAACAAAACTCGTTCACCACTACCTGTATTatgctttaataaataaccaaatATACTGTGTGGGAAAACACCGGGTTTATTATTAAGAAGCAACACAGAGGATGcaataaattatataacaaagcatttttttaaaaagtttaatatgtTAAATGAACTAAAACACAATTTGTATCTTTTTCTCCATTTATACATCCAGATAATTTCTCAGTAACCAGTAGTTCCATCACCAGTCTCTGTTTTTAGTCCTGCATTCGGAGACGTTCCCATGGCGATAAACTGACTGTTAGAAactgctgacactggagactccttctgttAATGTTAAAGCATGTATTTAATCTCTTTATTAACATCAGGATCTAAACCTGTACTctctgtcagagctgctgttatggaGCATAAACTCAACAccacctgaccaatcagagtaaAGGAGAAAAGTGTTCTGCTGTAACtagcccttaaaaaaaaacactatgcaCAAACGAAGTCCAGGTTCCAGTCACGTTTTGGAGATGTTTGTCTTTCCACTGAGAGCTGAAGCGTCTTCACACGGCGCCTGAAACACAAGCAGTGATGGAATTATTTAagattatacaacaaaaatTGTGTTTGAGTGAGTGAGGTTGTAGTGGACTTACAGGTGAATCAGGACTTGCATCTGCTATCGTTCCTAAATAAACCAGGTTTCTGTGGAGGATCTGTTGATATCtgcagataaataaaaacacattcatttcatttttcaaaCACATCCATCACTCATGACAGGTTTCACATCTAATGAGTCTAATCCTCCTGCAGCATGACTTTTACAAAACACACTACTGATTAACAGAGGGGAAGAAAATTTATCAGTTATGAACTGCGATTCTTTTGTGTCAAAACACAAACTTTAAAATGGATttcttaaaaaactatttgtacatttataatagagactAACAGCTCAATTGGCCAGTGACCAGAACTGTCTGGTTTTTTAGTTACATTGATCGTGATCTGTGAACGACTGATCAGCCTGAGGTATAAACATTTCTGCAGAAGCCTTTGAGTGACCCAACAGAAACGCATTTTATTGCATTACATTATTACACAGCGTACCACTGATCTGCTTTTTCTTCAAACACTAATAAGTGGGTCTAACACTAATTCGCTCACACACACGTCTCAAAACACTAAAAACGCTAATTAGTCAAAAATCACATGTTGGAAGCCACTGAACGCTCACTGTCAAGTGGAgttttgaggtggtaaaacgACACTATTTCTTtctaatcctacaggtggtgcactatGGTGAGCTATTTAAATATTATCATCACGTGTGGTAgaggtgaattatttgctaagttagTTTAAAAATAGTAGTTATGGCAGATGACAAGGGCTACATTTAAtcattaaagttttttatagatttaaaattgtaacaaaattgggGTATTAAATCAGGATATTaataaattcatgatacttatagaatgGCAATTTTAACTAAAGCTGGTACTGAGGTATCAGATCtggaggtgactggtgattcacATTTACTACCTAATgaatatgagtgtgtgagagagagagagagagagagacttaccAGACTCTGACTTGGTCATTTGAGCTTTAAGAGAAATGTATTACatgtaataaagtgtgtgtgcgcgtgagctTCGTACTTACTGTACACATTCCATGGCTCTGCCCTTCTGCATGTACTCCGCTATACACCGCACGAGCTGCTCGTTTTCATTCAGCAGCTGGAAGAAAGAACACGTGACCCAAAGACAGTCGGTGGTGGGAATTCCaacaattatacagtacattaataaaATGGGGAtcgatatttttattatttgtaagaaaaaacaaatgtgtgtgtatatatatatatatatattatttttttcaaatactttCATGAACTACCCATAGCCGTATGGTTATTTTTAAGCGTAGCCCTTTCCAAGATGGCGGACAGTTGAACGTATCGCACGAGCTAGCAGGGTTTTGATAAACCGAACATAAGCACCACTGTTTCATAAAGTCTGACATTTTACAAGATCTTAAAGTGAAATATTACAACCGaaagctttattttattaaatgttaaagctGTAAAAACAGAGCATCAACATAATACTAAATTAGCCTAGCTGTTTATGCTAACGGTAGTAAACCCATTCGTAGTGTGTaactagaaaaataaaataaatacatttcggATTTGTTCTCACTCCGTTATGAATACTCACTCGTTGAATTGTTTCTTGGTTAATCTGCGCTTTCCCGCGTTGTCTCTTCGGCACAAAAACAACCGACATGTTTTAGTGAACGGCTTACTACTACAACTCGGCGCTTTGGGTCCTGCGCATGCGCAGTGTTACAGCAAATGTTTTTACTATTGCGCCGACGCAATCGTGATGTCACTTCTAGCCGACTCTTGTGTTCTTGAGTGAAAGTTAAGCGCCAGCTGGCTCAAATGAGACCCGCTTTCATTACTATACTCTTCATGACAGCAGAACAAGTGTTCAGATATATAATACAGACGTTTGTAACACGCTTTGTGCAAACTGATCAATCCACATATCGTGCAAGAGATGATTCTGCGCCTCATTTAACCCTTTCCAATATGGCGGACAAGTTGACGCATTAGCTTGGTGCAAAATGTGAAACGAGTCGGTTTGTTGAATCGGATCTTTTAGATGTGTCGATTCACATATTAATcgtttttctattttgtttctGTATAATAGTGTAATGCACGAACGTTGTTTTATTGCTTAGAACGTAAAGTAagatttatttgtacattgaagttgttgtttAATCCAATTTAAAACACCATGTGAGTCGTTTTAAAGCCGAAAGCCAGTCGATTCACCAGTGAGCCGAATCATATGATCAGACTTAGACCTTTATAAGGAATatatttagattatttttatttgaaaataaagaGCCGCATTAATCCCTTCATTAATCTACATCGAATCTTGTGAGGACAGGAAAAAACGAGTAATCATATCGACGctcaaaataataatctatattCAGCTTCTGCGTCCACAAACAGCTGGGCGTCTGCTGCCCCCTTGTGGCAGACAAAATAAATTACCAAACGACTGCTCACTtaatacataatacattttttatgttccTTCCGTGTGAAAGACACGATTTGACACAGATTAATGGTTCTGTTtacataaatgtattaaaaagaataatacagGCCGATCCCCCAATAAAAGGATCCTTAAAGCATTATTCTCAGGAGGAGAGGAGAGCAGAGGGCAGTGTTTTAGGAAGACTGACCTGGAAAGTCAGCTTTAAAGAACAGAAGATAAGACAGAAGGTGCGTCCCAATTCgagtgcttatgttaccatagTAACGCGCGGAGAAAGTGACGTCAGCGCTGGTGCCTTCGCAGGGTGGAGTTTTTTTGTTGAGGGAAAGTCCCTTCACCACATTCACTGCAAATGGAGTAGGGAGTATGGAGtaccctgtgaagtacacttcggaatggaacACAGCCAGAGAGATCTACAGGTGGCAAGGATGCAACCTACAGAACTCCAACTAAAGTAACATGTCgagaagaaagtgtgtgtggatgtgcagaTAAAGCAAAGTGTTCCATACTCAAAATAAGGGAAAAAGGAAACATTAGAGGTTTTCAGGAAAGGACAGTCTGGAAAAATCCGGAAGAGTCCAGAAAAAGGCCTACAGTTGGTGGTAATGTAACCTACTGGAAAAAGTTGAGTTCAGTTCTATTTAGTCCAAGTTTCCTGTCATCCTAAAGTCAGTCAATAAAACGTTTAACTGAACTCAACTTTTTCCGGAATTTTATGTATGCAAGATAGGGTTCGACTGTAGTCTATTGGAATTGGAAATGTCCCTCTGTGTGGAACATCAGGTATGATGCATCCTGAAATCTTCAGCGCTCTTGTATACAGCgtacacacgacacacacaggTGCCACAAATCTGAGCTCTGgctgtaatttatgtttaatacaTTCTCGACTTAAATCACGCTGTATGAAAATCTGAATAAAACTTCTAGCTTTGAGTGgactaaaacaaacaagaaaatacatgttaacattttacattcatagCCAAAGTCAAAATTATCCATTTGTCACAAATGAAGTTTAATGCACAACATGGTACAGATTTAAagtatgaaaatgaaaaaatgtttttttttaattgattattattttggttACACCCCTTGAATACCAGCTGAATCATGTCTTCCCTTATTTCAAAGTCTCTGAAAAGGTATACGTgggcaaaaatataaaaacaaaccgGATTGTGAGAAATTATAATTCTTCAATTCATACAGATGAAAGCTGATCTACATTTCTTTAAAGGTGTCAGTTAAAAGACGTTTTTGTATTAAATGCATCAACAaaaggcgttcaagtcaaaccaggacttgtgatatttacagaagaccacagtacagtgatgagattcTTAGTTGCAGTAAAACAATTTAATGGAGCAAACGTTCTAAATGACGATCCCGGTCGAGGTATCTCAGCCCACTGCATTCGTTCCTGTGAAtgttcagtgagtggaacgtaCGATTGTTGAAAATCAACCcccagaagagacgcatctgtctgtgtgaagtgtacacacaatcattcagcaaccacttgcacattataggaaTTTGtctaggagttattgccacatcccctgtacagtcctgacctcgctacgagacatttccacatgtttggggcattaaaggagctcctgggaggccagggtttcagacagggagtggctctggtgtactgaaaaAAATTTCTACcttggtgtccaagcactagtgaaacactggaataagtgcattagggattatatcaagaaataaagggagtttttactctgatattggttttcaattaaaaaccccggtttgacctgaacaccctTTGTATAAAGAAGGAAATACCTGAGACTTTCCACTCTGTAAATCTAAAAGTCTAAAATATGAAAggagaaataaaatcaaaaacatgGATTTTTGAACAACTATTTATTTCTCAGTTCTGAATAAAAACTTCAACCTGGTCACTAAAAGTACACCACGCTGTACAATTGCTTTATTCaggaaatacaaacaaaaaaaacaaaaacacattagcCAATCAAATTCCTTTAGACGAGATAAGAGTCCCGTTTCACCTTTACAAAATCAATCTGTGTATGTACAGTCTGACATCTGACACGAGCAGGAggaagaggatgaggaggaggagcggCGACGTGGGGCAGTAAATGTGATTATTGCATCAGTTCAGGACTCTCTTTCTCaaaaatttagattttctttCCTCTTCTTGCTCTAGAGCAAAATTCAGAATCTGACACTGTGGAGGAGGATTTACGATTCCTCAGCTCACGGCCTGAGTAGTGCACTACACGGGGCAAGACAGAGCTCCATACGACCCAAACACTTAATGCTGGCTCAttaaggctaaaaaaaaaaacaaaaaaaaaacatccaaacaaTCAGAGAGACAGCTCGATTGGAACTGCAGGGctttcatatataatataacaatataactAGCTGCCTAACAATAGACCAACATCATAATATGCCACCTTGTATTTAAGGTTCATCGCGTAGCGCCAACGAGAAATACACAACAGCCacaaaaaagggggggggggggggggggaccttGAAGCCACAACAAGAACATGAGCCTTACTACGTCTTACCGATACGAGATCAAAGAACAAACGAAGCGCAAACAAGCCTTTCGTTGTAAACCCCTCACACACATTtgggggaaataaaaaaaaaaaaaaaacacaaaagaagaaatgataaaccaacaattaaaaaaattaatttatacaaACTCCCAAATGCTGGTAGAGAAGCGGAGGAAAAGTGCTTCGATCATAACATTCAGGTGGGGACGAGAACGTCTTAAGAGCTGGAGTTCGTTCTAAGTAAGACGACGCTGACCCTGGATCAGCAGGTCAGACCCCGGAACAcgctcattacacacacacacacacacacacacacactaagttcATTCAGGAAACACAGAGGATTTACGACGCATCGGAGGAGCACCAGATCATGTGACTATGACATCACCACTACCCTTTCTTCGGCTGCTTTAATAAGAGAAATCTTTACGCAGCTCCTGACTCACTGTGTAACAGACACTTCCCCCTCTAGACGCAACAATCCATCATGATGTCCGGGTAAGAAAGTAAACCGATGTGCGTTTTATCGGTAAAGCCAGAATCGCAATCACGctgcatttttttgtctttgtgcgGCAGAGTAAATTTATCCATCGTATCTTGTATATAGTCGAACATTGAGCTGGATGAGTGAACCAGGATTGGCAGTAACGTCACGATCTGAACCTCAGAACCTGCACCCGTTACAAAAAGTCCTACGGAAACCTCACAACCAACCCGAAAAAcgcttccctctctctctgcgATCCGAATTTGTCCACGGCTCTTTAAACAAAAAtcccatcaccaccaccacacaaGCCTTTAGCTTTACATTACTAACACTTGATACTTCTGTCTTTTAGTCGATTTTCAACTTTaagactttaaaaagaaaactttatctgggggaaaaaaaaaaaaaaaaaaaaaaaacacaaggtgtgtgtgtgtgtgtgtgtgtcatgacgTCGCTCGTATCTAAAGTGCAAAAACTTGTTTTTGTCGTCGTCGTTTAAGGGGATCCGATCTTACTGTTAT
Coding sequences within:
- the ss18l2 gene encoding SS18-like protein 2: MSVVFVPKRQRGKAQINQETIQRLLNENEQLVRCIAEYMQKGRAMECVQYQQILHRNLVYLGTIADASPDSPAPCEDASALSGKTNISKT